In Marinobacter salinisoli, the DNA window ATCTGGCCACCGCCGATGTTCTGGTCGCCGGCCGCGGCACGGATCGGGCTGGCAAAGGCCAGGTCCTCCTCGCGATTCACCACCATGCCAATGTTTTGCGCCGCGTTACGGGTCGGCTGAATCAGATACTTGTCACCGGGATTAAAGTCGCCCCCTTCAATACGAATGTTGAAGCCAGGCATGGAAATCTCGGACTGCACCGGATCGGGCAGACGCCCCTGATTAACGATCTTGCCGGACATCTGGTCGATCAACTCGAAATTGCGGCCGTCGCCGCTGAACTGCAGGCTATAACTGCTGGCCGCCAGCACGCTGCTGTCGGTAATTTCGACCGCCAGCCGCCCGGTTTGAGGAGGCTGGTTGCTGGCGCTGGCAATGACCCGGCTACGCTGCAGCGTGAGATCGTTTACATCCTGGAAGAACAGGCCGCCAAGGTCGCCTTCAAGGTCCATTCCGATTTCGTGCTGTTGATTAACAGAGGCAGACAGCGCAATCGCGATGCGACCCAGCTCATCAGCCGCCGGCTTCAGGGCTTCCTGGTCGAAGCGCCGAAGACCACCGAGCTTTCCGCCCACAATCTGCTCATCAATGTTGAGGGTGCGCCCGCCATTGCTCAGCGTAAACGACAGCCGCGTCGGGTCTTCGGCATTTTCAGTGGTGCCAAAGGCAGCGGCATTGTTGCCCACGACCAGGGACAGACCGTTGGACAGAGCCACATTCACCTGGCTGCCTTCTGCTTCAGACACCTTGATGCTGACCAGTTCCGACAGCTGCCGGAGGGCCTCGTCCCGCTGATCCAGCAATTCATTCGGCATCTTGCCCTGAGCAAGCCCCGGCGATTCAGAAATCGCCAGATTCAGTTCTGCAATTGTTTTCAGCAGCGCGTTGGCGTCCTTCACACCCTGCTGCATCTGGGTCTTGATCGACTCGCGCTGCTGGATGAATTCCTGATGGAGCGACTGGAAGCGGTTAACCACCTGCTCCGCTTCGCTGAGAACCAGCTGGCGCTGCGGCAGGGAGGTCGGATCTTCAGCGGCGTTCTGAAGCGCCGCAAAGAAATTGTTCAGGGCATCACTAAGCCCGGTGGCTTCGCCACCGAGCAGATTATCCAGCCGGCTCAGCTCCGCGTTCAGCGCCTGTTGCTCACCATAGAGCGTGCTGTCTTCCCGAACCTGCTGCACCAAAAACTCATTCGCCAACCGACGGATGTTGGTCACATTCACACCACTGCCAATGGTGCCAGCACCGGTACGTTGCCCCTCTTGGGTTTCGAACAACACCTCCTGGCGGCTGTAACCATCGGTATTAGCGTTGGTGATGTTGTTGCCAGTGGTGTTCAGGGCTGTCTGGTGACTCAAGATGCCGCTCAGACCAATACCAAGCAGTCCTGCCATCAGAAGTTCTCCTCTGTATCGCTAGCGCCCAATGACAGAGTCATAAGCGAATCGCGATTCATGATCTGGCGGATCTTGTCGCCATAGTTCGGGTCCGTGGCGTAGCCCGCTTCCTGCAGTTTTTCTGCAAACAGCTCTGGCTTGTCGGCGACCGCCAGCACCTCGCGGTAGCGGGGGTTCGATTCCAGAAACGCGACATAATCCCGGAAGCTGGATTCGTAGTCGGGGTATGCACGGAACGCCGCCTGCTCTTTCATTGGCAGGCCATCCCGGTACTCGGTGGTGGTGATGCTGACCGCTTCACCCTGCCAGCGGCTGTCAGCCTTGATGCCAAACAGGTTGTGACTGGGCTGATGGTTGTCGCCCTTGATCATGTAGCGCCCCCAGCCGGTTTCCAGTGCCGCCTGTGCCACCATCAGCTTCGGATCAATTCCGCTGTCGCCGGCAACCTGCTCGGCCAGCGGCAGCAACGCGTGAACGAACTGCTCCGGGGAATCAAACTGATCCGGCAAGGACTTGCCGGCCTCAGCCGACGCGACGTTGACCGTATCGGCGACCGACTTCACCTGCTCCACCCGCTCCGGCAGCCGGGACGACAGTGCCGGCAGGTTTCGATCGTAATCCGCGAGGCTGCGCTTCAGACGCTCAGCGCCCGGCGCATCAACTCCCGGAACCTGCTGGCCGAGCTGGCGCACAAGCGCTTCAGCAATGCCAGTGCCATGGCCATGGCCTTTTGCCATGCTGAGGCTGATCTGGCTGTCAAACATGTCCCGGTAAAACTCAGACTGACTGCTGTTCAGGTGATTCCCCTCGGCAAACACAGCACCGGCCTTGCGCATAGACTTGAGCATTTCGGACAGGAACAGACTTTCAAACTGCTTGGCAACTTGCTCAAGCGCGGCCTGTTTGTCGGTGCGAGCCTGGGCCTTCAAGGCGTTCAAACCATTGAAGTCGGTGTATACCTGGGCCTGCTGCAGCTGATAATCCTTCATCGCGCCCCTAGATGACAATCAGCTCGGCGCGCAGAGCGCCCGCCTGTTTCAGGGCTTCGAGAACCGCCATCACATCACCGGGCGCCGCACCGACCTGGTTTACCGCCTGGACAATCTCGTTCAAGGTGACCGCCGGACCGAACTTGAACATGCGCGCCGGCTCTTCGGTGACAGCAATCTGGGTATCCTGCTGAAGCGCCGTCTCGCCTTGGGCAAACGGATTCGGCTGCACCACTTCCGGGTTTTCCTGAATGGTCACTGTCAGGTTGCCATGGGTAACCGCGGCCGGGCTGACCTGAACGTTCTGGCCCACCACAATGGTGCCGGTGCGGCTGTTAATCACTACTTTCGCCGCTTCCTGAGCCGGGTCAACGTTTATATTTTCGAGAATGGACAAGAAGCTCACACGCTGGGACGGGTCCCGGGGTGCACGCACTGAAATGGAGGTTGCGTCATGGGCATACGCCATATCGGGGCCAAGGTGGCCGTTAATTGCCTCTACGACGCGACGGGCCGTGGTGAAATCCGACCGGAGCAGGTTGAACGTGATGGTGTCGCCCTCGGTAAACGGCGACACGACTTCCCGCTCAATGGTGGCGCCATTGGGAATCCGGCCAACGCTGGGAACGTTTACCGTTATCTTGGAACCATCCTGCCCCTGGGCACCAAAACCACCCACCACCAGGCTTCCCTGCGCAATGGCGTAGATATTGCCATCGGCACCTTTCAGCGGAGTCATCAGCAACGTGCCACCACGAAGGCTGCTGGCATTGCCGATGGACGAGACGGTGATATCCATCTCCTGCCCTGGCTTGGCGAACGGCGGCAAGGTTGCGCTCACGGTGACCGCCGCGACGTTCTTCAGATTCGGGTTCACGCCTTCTGGCAGGGTAACCCCGAACTGATTCATCATGTTCCGGAACGTCTGATTGGTGAATGGCGCTTTATCGCCAGTGCCATCCAGGCCGACCACCAGGCCATAACCGACCAACTGGTTGTTACGCACGCCTTTAATCCGGGCCAGATCCTTCAGGCGATCCGCCAGTACTGGCTGGGCGCACACCGCCAGCATGACCACCATTGCCAATACGCGTTTCATGCTCATAGCGGCCACCATTCACTGTTAAAGAAGCGCCCGACCCAGCCCATCTGGTTGGCCTGATCGAAGTCTCCGGTACCGCCATAGGCGATGCGGGCATCGGCGATCCGATTCGAGACCACACTGTTGTCCGGCTGGATGTCCTGGGGCCGGACCAGTCCGGTCAGACGGATGAACTCCGAGCCATTGGTCAGGGTCAACCACTTTTCGCCCCGGATGCGCAGCACACCATTGGGCAGCACTTCCGTGACCGTGACGGTGATATCACCCGCCAGGCTGTTGCTCTGGTCTGCCTCGGCAGAACCCTCAAAATCCCGGTCCTGGCGGAAAGCGGAATTAATGCCCAGATTGTTTTTGCCGAACAGGGTGGGCTCTGGCAAGGTCATATCGCTTTCCTTGCTGATGCTGGTTTCGGCGTTCTTGCTGGCGCGCGTGGACTCCTCCAGCTTCACCGTGAGTACATCACCGACGTTCAGCGCAGTGGTATCTCCGTAGAAATTGTAGTTACGGGACGCCTGGTAAATGGAGCCGGAGTTGGGTTCCTGTTGCATCATTGCCTGAGCACGAACCGGCGCATAGTGGGGGTCATCCGGCACCGGGCGCGGCCGGTCCATCGCGGTACACCCCTGCAGCAGTATCAAAGCCCCCATCAGTCCCAGTGAGGGCCGGTGCGCCGGTTTCGTGGTTCGAATGATGCGTTTCATGGCTTAACCAATATTCTGAGTGATGAACTGCAGCATCTGATCGGTGGTGGAAACCACCTTCGAGTTCATTTCATAGGCCCGCTGGGTGGTAATCATATTCACCAACTCTTCCACCACCTCAACGTTCGAGGACTCGATGGAACCCTGCTCCACGGTGCCGAGGCCGGCCAGCCCCGGTTCTCCGGCAGCCGGATCACCACTGGCGTTGGTCGCCTTGAACAGGTTGTTGCCGATCGCCTGCAAGCCCTGAGGATTGACGAAGTCCACCAGCGTAACCTGACCGAGGTTCACCGGCGCCGCCTGGTCGTCGGTAATTGCCGTCACGGTGCCGTCCTTGCCGATGGTCACACTGGTGGCGTTTTCCGGTACGTTGATGGCCGGCTCCAGGGCGTAACCATCCGGATTCACAACGTCACCGTTGGCATTCAACTGGAACTGGCCGTCACGGGTGTACGCCACCTGACCATCGGGCATCTGAATCTGGAAAAAGCCGCGACCATTCACCGCCATATCCAGTGGCTGTTCGGTGACTTGCAGGTTGCCCTGGGAAAACTGCTTGGCGGTGCCCACAACCCGCACGCCAGTGCCCAGCTGGAGGCCGGAAGGCAGTTCGGAGTTCTGGCTGCTCATGCCACCGGGCTGACGATTGATCTGGTAGAGCAGGTCCTGAAACACAGCGCGATCACGCTTGAACCCGGTCGTGTTCACGTTGGCCAGGTTGTTTGAAATGGTGGACATGTTGGTGTCCTGCGCGCTCAACCCGGTTTTGCTAACCCAAAGTGCTGGATGCATGGATACTCTCCTCGCCGGGGCGGAATCCTGCGGCGATGTTTTGCCGCTTTCCGCCCTTCAAGCCATTGATTCAGTCGTTATTAGAGGTTCTGCAACAGTCGTGCCGTGGCTTCGGAATTTTCATTGGCCGTGGTCATCACCTTCACCTGCATCTCGTACTGTCGCGACAGCTGCAGGTTGGCAATCATTTCTTCCACCGCATTGACGTTGGAGCTTTCCAGAAACCCGGTTGCTACCCGCAGCGTGCCGTCCACCGGCTCTGCGCCACCAATCGCCTGATCCGGTTTGCGACGCATAAAACCGTCCGGACCTTTTTCCAGGGCCTCGGCCGGCGGGTTCACCAGCTTCAGGCGGTCAACCTCGATTAACTCGCCTGGCGCTCCTCCGACAGGAACCACAGAGATGGTTCCGTCCGCCCCGATCTGAACGTTATCAAACGGCGGCAACGCCACCGGGCCGCCGTTGCCCAACACCAACTCACCACCCGGCATGCGCACCAGACCGTTCACATCAACCTGCAAGCTGCCAGTGCGGGTAAAGACTTCTTGGCCAAGATCGTTCTGAATAGCCAGCCAACCATTCCCATCCAGTGCCACGTCCATTTTCCGGCCGGTTGCCATCAGCGGGCCGGCGGATAAATCGGTACCGGGATTTTCGGTCATGGCGTATGCCCGGGTCGGGTGATGCTCCCCGAAAACCGGCATGCTTCGGGCCTGGGCAAAGTCTTTCTTGAATCCGGCGGTGTTGACGTTCGCCAGGTTGTTGGCATGAGCACGCTGGGCAAACATATTCTGCTTGGCGCCAGACATGCCGATGTAGAGGGCTTTATCCATGGGCAAACTCCTGCCGGAATTTTGACTGTTTACAGTCTTCCTGCAGGAGTTGTGCCAGATTGAGGGGCTAGTTTTTAACGAAGGTTGATGATGGTCTGCGTCACCGCATCAGAGGTTTCAATGGTCTTGGCATTGGCCTGATAGTTACGCTGGGCAATGATCAGATTCACAAGTTCCGCCGATAGATCCACGTTGGACTCTTCGACCGAACTGGCGGTAATCGAGCCAAGGGTGCCGGTGTTCGGCGCGCCAATGACCGGCTGCCCGGATTCAAAGGTTTCCACCCACGAGGTTTCGCCAACCGGCGACAAGCCATTGGTGTTATTGAACGATGCCAAAGCCACCTGGCCCAGCGCCTTGGACTGCCCGTTGGTATAGCGGGCGAACAACACACCTTCATTCGAGACATCGAGACCGGACAGTCGGCCGGTGGTGTAACCATTCTGGCGCTGATCATTAACACCGAAGACGGCGCCGTACTGGGTCGTGTCGCCCAGGTCGATCACGAACGCGGAGCTCGTCGGCGGCTCGGGAATCGGCGTTACAACCTGGGCGCCGGCCAGCGGCGGACCATCGGCGCCGTTCGGCTGGCCACTTTCATCCTTGGGAATCCAGTCGGAAACCACGATTTCCCCTTCCGGATCGCCATCAATGGACTGCAGATTGCCATCCTGGTCGAACCGAGCCGTATAGGGTGTCTGGTCGGTGCCTGCCACCATTTCACCGTCAACCTGAAGGTAGATAGACCATTCGCTGACACCCACACCGTTGCCTGGTGCCGGCTCTTTCACAAAGAACTGGGTCAGTTCGTGGGGATTACCCAGGCTGTCGTAGATGGTGGTCGACGTGGCATGGTTGTAGGTGCGCTGATCCAGAGGATTGAACGCATTGGTGATCCGGATCGGCGAAGCATTGAAAGCGGTCTCGAAATTGCCATCCGCCGGGTCGTCGATCCCGGCGACAATCCGGTCCGCGGTCACGTTCACATCACCGACAACCTGAACCGGACCTACATTTGTGGCGCCATCACTGTAGGAGTAATCCAGCGTCTCGCCCTGATTGTGAATAATCCGCAGCACATCGTTACCGGCACCGTCATCCACGACGGATGCCGAAATGGCCGTTTCGCTGGAATCGTTGATAGCGCCTGCCAGATCCTGCAGCGACGACACACCACTGGTATCCAGGGTCAGCGGGCTACCGTTGATATTCAGGCTGAAAGAGAATGAGCCGCCACTGATGTAGGCATCAGTCAACCCGTTGAGCTCAGCAGTTGTGGTCGCCGATGCACTCAGCCCGTTAACAGCATTCAACGCCGAAACCGCGTCACGGGCGGAGGCCGCCGGGTCAATCGCCACCGAGTCAGCCGGTGTGCCGTCAGAGTACTGGACCGTGAAAGTTTCGCCCTGCAAACCGGTCACGCTCAACGGGCCGATATCCCTTACCCGGTTCTCAAGCACAGATTCACGGGAATCCAGATTCAGATCGGACTGCAAATTCGTGGTACGACGCGGTGCCAGGTTGTCGGTCTGAACCTGCAGATCGCCACGAACCCCGGACAGATTGCCGTCGTCATCGGCAACGTAACCCTGCACACGCATGTTCTGGTTGTTGGTGACGTAGCCATTCTTGTCGATACCGAACTGACCGGCACGGGAATAACGGATTTCGCCACCATTATTGAGCACGAAAAAACCATCACCACTGATGGCCATATCCAGACCATTGTCAGTGAAACTGATGTTGCCTTGACCGAAGGATTGCGCCACGTCCTGCACCCGCACACCACCACCAATGGCGTTGCTGCCGGCACTCAGGAAGCCACTGGCGTAGAGGTCGCCGAACTGCACGTCGCTGCTTTTAAAACCGACGGTACTGGCGTTTGCGATGTTGTTGCCAGTGACATCAAGATCGACCGATGCCGCCCGAAGGCCGCTGAGCCCCGTGTTAAAAGCCATAATTCACCTCTTTTCTGACACCGGTTATTAGTTGATTTGTTGTACTTCAGAGAGGGCAATGGAGCCCATGCCAGCCAGATTCAAAGTCACCGAGCCGTTACGCCCCAGCGAGACGCTGTCGACATTGGCGCTGACCATAGTGCCGAGCTGAAGGGTACCTTCCGGGTAGGAAGCCTCAGCCACGATCCGGTAGGGTCCGGGCGGCAATGGGTTGCCGTTACCATCCTGGCCATCCCAGCTAAAGGACGTTACGCCGGCCGGCGCGCTGCCCAGATCCATCTGCCGGACAAGCTCCCCACTCTGGCTCTGAACAGACAGGCGCAGGCCTCCCGTGGAAGCCGGCACCTGAATGGTGCCACTGACCTCACCTTCCGCCCCCAGCACACCCACACCCGAGGGCGCGAGCACTGATTTGCCCACCATCGCAGAGGCCTGCAGCGCCTGGGTGGAACGGAACTGGCCGACCACATCATCAACCCGGCCCGAGAGTTTCTGCATTTCCTCAAGGGAGCTGAACTGTGCCAGCTGAGAAATAAACTCACCGTTATCCTGCGGCTCCAGCGGATTCTGGTTCTTCAGCTGCGCGAGCATCAGTTCCATGAACTCGTTGCGCCCCAGCTCACTGTTTCCGCCTGCGTCATCACGCCGCTGCAGCTGGTACTGGCTCAGGACATCCGATGCGTTACCTACATTACCTACGCTCATTTTGTTGGTCCTCGCCGACTCACTGCTGACCCAGGGTCAGAATTCGCTGCATCATGGACTTGGCGGCATTCATGACGTCCACATTCATCTGAAAGCTGCGGGACGACGACATCATGTCCGCCATTTCGTCAACCACATTCACATTTGGATAGAACACATATCCATCTTCGTTTGCCGCCGGATGATTCGGCTCATAACGCATCTGCAGATCTTCCTGACTTTCAACAATGCCTTCGACCCGTACCCCGGCTCCCTGCTCCGGGTTCAAAACCCCAAACCCCGCTCCATTTGGGTTCAGCATGGCCTGATGAACGGCAGAAAATACCGGTTTTCTGGCCCGATAGGTGGTTTCAGTGCTTGAGCTGGCCGTTTCGGCATTGGCAATATTCGAAGCCGTGGTGTTCAGCCGCAGGGACTGGGCGGTCATGCCAGAACCGGCGATGTCGAAAATGCTACCCAATGACATGTTTGCTCTCCTTAATCATTCGCGTCGCTGCGGCTCATTCGCCTTTCAGAGCCTTGGTAAGGCCGCTGAACTTGCTGTTCAGAAACTGGAAACTCGCCTGGAAATCCATGGCGTTGCGCATGAACCGGCTTTGCTCTGCCTGGGCATCCACGGTGTTGCCATCGATCGAGGGCTGTTGCGGGTTGCGATACATCAGGCTGCTATCCGAAGCACTCAGGGAAGTGTCCATGTGCCGGTCGTCGGTGCGATTCATCGCAAAGCCACTGGTCGATTCCTGCGCCCGCTGCATCATTGCCTTGAAATCGACATCTCTGGCCTTGAAGCCCGGCGTGTCGGCATTCGCAAGGTTGTTTGCCAGCACTTCAGCCCGCTTTACCCGGGTTTGCAACGCCTGCTCGTGAATACCGAGCGCCTTGTCAAAGGAAATTGCCATAAAGCCTCCTGAATCTGCATCCGCATGCCGACAAGCCTTGCCGGTGATGCGCTTTGCTTAGACTCAAGCAATCAGAATGCCAAAACTTCCAAAAGAGCGAGAGCTCACTAATTCCGGGGCTTTGACAGGGATAGGGCGCGGAGCAGATCAACTCTGAAAGAGGAAATGGATTGGAAAAACGGCAAACTGGTGCCCTTGCCGCCACAGCCGAATCATCAGCGCCGGCGGCAAGTCAGCGGACCAACTCTAGCCCGGCCACCGGCTAACGAATTCATCAACCTCCGGCCGGGGCACCCTGGGCTTCTCAGCGACAACAGTACCGGTGTAGAGGAAGCCGATAATCTTCTCTTCGGAGGCCAGACCCAGGCCCCCGGCAACCTCCGGGTTATAGGCCACATCTCCGGTTCGCCACATCACCCCAAATCCGGCCTCCTGCAGCGCCAGGGCCAGGAAACTCATACCGGTCGCCGCTGACATCACCTGCTCGATTTCCGGAACCTTCGGATGAACCTTCGGCGAGGCAATGCCGACAATCACCATCGGCGCGCGCCCCGGCGCCTTGCGAAGCTTCGCCAGTTTCGCGGCATCGTCAGGATCGCCGCACGATGAGGCAAACAACTCACCAAGCGCGCCCAACCCATCACCCTCTATCACCAGGTAACGCCAGGGACGCAACAGTGCATGATCCGGAGCCCTGGCAGCACAGGCGAATGCTCGGTCCAAAACCTGCTGGTCCGGGGCCGGCGCCTGCAGCCTCGGTTCGGAAGATCGGTTAAGAAGAAATTCACTTACTGAAGTCATATCGTCTCGCCGGTTACTAAAGGATCAAATTCAACAACACGACAACACATGAATGCCGATTGCGTAAATTGTGAGTTACTTGTAATGCTGATAATCTTTAAACAATAGAAAATCAATCCAAAAAAAATATAAGCAGCCCGGACATAGCCCCATGAGTGACGCTCAGAGTTTCCGCAATTTTGCAGAATTCTATCCGTACTATCTGGAAGAGCACAGCGATGTCACCTGCCGGAGGCTGCACTTTGTCGGTAGCTTGCTGGTTCTGATCGTTGGTGCCTGGGCGCTGGTAACTGGCAAGTTTATCTGGTTGCTCAGCTTACCGTTAATTGGCTATGGCTTTGCCTGGGTTGGGCACTTCAAGTTCGAGAAAAACCGCCCTGCAACCTTCAAGCATCCCTTTTATAGCCTGATGGGAGACTGGGTAATGTTCAAGGATATGCTGGTTGGCAGGATTCGTTTCTAACATGCTCAGTACTCCGGCAGAATTACGGGCCACGACCAGCGCCCCCAGCAAACCCATGGGCTCCGACCATCATACGGTCGCGATTCCGCCGATGCCGGATTACAACGGCCGGGCCTTGGCCTACACAGCTGCGGCAGCCATGATCGTTACAGGCGTGCTGCAAAATGCCTTTCACCAATGGCAGCTGTGGCTGGTGGTTGCCGCCTTCGTCTGGCCGCACCTGGCCTACCTGCTTACCCGTCGCACGTTTTTACGGAAGTCGCCGCGCATTCGGCAGAAGATGCTGATTTTTGACTGCGTGGTGGGCGGTGCCTTTGTTGGCTGCATTGGCCTCGTTGCCATTCCATCGGCGTCCGTCGCACTGATGCTTATGTTCAGTTGCCTGATCGTCGGGGGCATTCGCCAGTGGATGCTGGGCACCGGCTTTCTTGTCGCAACCACGGCAGCAACCCTGGCGGTTGCCGGTGGCCCGGCGGAGAACTTTCATGCCCCGCTGTTAACCAGCATCGTTTCAATATTGGCAACGGGCATCTACATCTGCGTCACTGCCTACTACTCTCATCAGCAGGCCCAGGCCCTGATGCTGGCCAAAACCCAGATCCAGAATCAGCGAGAGCAGTCCATCGCCCTGTCCCATAAGTTGTCCAAGTACCTGTCTCCTCAGGTCTGGCAGTCCATCTTTACCGGGGAACGGGATGTTCGCCTCGAAACCCAGCGCAAAAAACTGGTCGTGTTCTTTTCCGACATCAAGGGCTTCACGGAGCTGTCCGAAGAGATGGAGCCCGAGGCGCTGACCGAACTGCTCAATCACTACTTCAATGAAATGTCCGAAGTGGCCCTCAAATATGGCGGCACCATCGACAAATTCGTGGGCGACTCCATCATGGTGTTCTTTGGCGACCCCACCAGCCGGGGGCAACGAGAAGACGCCATGGCATGCGTCTCCATGGCCATCGAGATGCGCAAGCACATGAAGATCATGCGCCAGAAATGGCGCAGCCAGGGTATCAAAACCCCGTTGGAAATCCGCATGGGTATCAGTACCGGTTACACCACCGTGGGTAACTTCGGTGCAGAGAACCGCATGGATTACACCATTATCGGCAAGGAAGTGAACCTGGCGAGCCGCCTTGAGTCTCTGGCTGAACCGGGAGAAATCCTTGTCTCCTACGAGACTTT includes these proteins:
- a CDS encoding Mpo1-like protein, whose translation is MSDAQSFRNFAEFYPYYLEEHSDVTCRRLHFVGSLLVLIVGAWALVTGKFIWLLSLPLIGYGFAWVGHFKFEKNRPATFKHPFYSLMGDWVMFKDMLVGRIRF
- a CDS encoding adenylate/guanylate cyclase domain-containing protein, yielding MLSTPAELRATTSAPSKPMGSDHHTVAIPPMPDYNGRALAYTAAAAMIVTGVLQNAFHQWQLWLVVAAFVWPHLAYLLTRRTFLRKSPRIRQKMLIFDCVVGGAFVGCIGLVAIPSASVALMLMFSCLIVGGIRQWMLGTGFLVATTAATLAVAGGPAENFHAPLLTSIVSILATGIYICVTAYYSHQQAQALMLAKTQIQNQREQSIALSHKLSKYLSPQVWQSIFTGERDVRLETQRKKLVVFFSDIKGFTELSEEMEPEALTELLNHYFNEMSEVALKYGGTIDKFVGDSIMVFFGDPTSRGQREDAMACVSMAIEMRKHMKIMRQKWRSQGIKTPLEIRMGISTGYTTVGNFGAENRMDYTIIGKEVNLASRLESLAEPGEILVSYETFSLIKDRIMCRDKGEITVKGFAKPVPIYEVVDFRRDMGPNRSFLEHEHSGFAMYLDSEKITEKERRTILAALEDAADRLRHEEDAT